The nucleotide sequence AATAATTATGAACGCCCAAACATCGAATCCACAAGATAATCGAGATCAGCAAGAAGATGCTCGTAATCAGCAAGAGATTGACAACGAGAGACAAAAGGCAACAGATGAAGCTCAAAGATGCGTAGATCAAGAAGCAGTTTCCGCGCTCAAAGAAACTCGAAATGCAATTAACGCCATTGACCAGGGAAATACTCAAGAAGCACTTCAAGCTTTAGAACGAGCAACAGGAAAACTTGAAATTCTAGTAGCACGATACCCTGAACTGGGTTTTGTTCCTGTGTCGGCTCAAGTAAATATAATCGATCTTGCCCCTGACGATTCTAATGAGATTGAGCAAATTCGTAATCAAATTAAAAGTACTGTGAATGAGGACGATTTTCGTACTGCTCGTCAACTGTTGAACAGCCTGGTGAGCGAGATTCGCACAACAATCTTTAATCTGCCACTAGCGACATATCCTGATGCTATGAAGGAAGCAGCCCGGTTGTTGAGCGAAGGTAAAACCGATGAAGCCAAAACGGTGCTGCAACTTGCCCTCTCAACCCTAGTGGTGACAGAAGTTGCTCGACCCCTACCGCTGCTTAGAGCCGATATTGACATAATGAGTGCAGTTGCTATAGCAGACAGCGATCGCGAAGGAACGCTGAGGTTGCTGGAAGATGCTCGCAACTATCTCAGGTTGACTCATCAACTGGGCTATGCCAAAGGCGATCCTGAATATGCAGAACTTGAGCAGGCAATCCAAGATATCGAGCGGCAAGTTAGGGCAAACGAGAGAACCGCAGACCCATTGAGTCGGCTCCTGGAAAAATTCTCTAGTTTCTTCAACCGTATATCTGGAAACGCCCCCGCCCAACCAGCTTGATGAAGGTAGAAGGCAGGTGGTCACTGAGCGTAGCCGAAGTGAGGCAGGAGGCGAGAAGAGGATAGGGAGATAGGGAGAATCAATGCTCTGCCCCTCCGCCCCCCTGCTCCCTCTGCTTCCCCTGCTCTTCTTGCCCCTCCGCCCCCTACCTTCTTCAATCCAGGTGCAAAACAAGTTTATAAACCAGGAGAATGATCGTGAACCGATATCACAGATTCTTTAGAAGGCTGCAAGTCCTGTTCGTGGGTATTCTTTTTTCCTCGCTTCTATTCATCGCTCCTGTTCATGCAGTTAGCTCTGCTGCGGTATCTCCTGAAAGATTGAATCAGCTTGATACTAGTCTTCAGCAGGAGATTGAAAAGGAGAGACAACAGGCAACAGCTGAGGCTGAAAGTAAACTGGATCGAGA is from Cylindrospermum stagnale PCC 7417 and encodes:
- a CDS encoding YfdX family protein, which gives rise to MNAQTSNPQDNRDQQEDARNQQEIDNERQKATDEAQRCVDQEAVSALKETRNAINAIDQGNTQEALQALERATGKLEILVARYPELGFVPVSAQVNIIDLAPDDSNEIEQIRNQIKSTVNEDDFRTARQLLNSLVSEIRTTIFNLPLATYPDAMKEAARLLSEGKTDEAKTVLQLALSTLVVTEVARPLPLLRADIDIMSAVAIADSDREGTLRLLEDARNYLRLTHQLGYAKGDPEYAELEQAIQDIERQVRANERTADPLSRLLEKFSSFFNRISGNAPAQPA